From the genome of Antennarius striatus isolate MH-2024 chromosome 19, ASM4005453v1, whole genome shotgun sequence, one region includes:
- the LOC137613337 gene encoding steroid hormone receptor ERR2-like: protein MDVSELCIPDPLCYHNQFLTRMPSEDRHLPSSCGSYVKTEPSSPSSSLVDTGSHHSPSCNSDASGGYINGSSRHSHALDSPPMFNPAMLGGGAACLRRYEECSGSVVDDSPIKCEYMLNAIPKRLCLVCGDIASGYHYGVASCEACKAFFKRTIQGNIEYSCPATNECEITKRRRKSCQACRFMKCLKVGMLKEGVRLDRVRGGRQKYKRRLDAESSAYLGLSIPPPAKKPLTKIVSHLLVVEPEKIYAMPDPTMPDGDIKALTTLCDLADRELVVIIGWAKHIPGFSTLSLADQMSLLQSAWMEILVLSIVFRSLPCEDEIVYAEDYVVDEEQARISGLLDLHVAILPLVRRYKKLRMEKEEFVSLKAIALANSDSMHIENIEAVQRLQDSLHEALQDFEASQHPEDTRRAGKLLMTLPLLRQTATKAVQHFYSIKMQGKVPMHKLFLEMLEAKA, encoded by the exons ATGGATGTTTCTGAACTGTGCATCCCCGATCCTCTCTGCTACCACAACCA GTTTCTAACCAGAATGCCCTCTGAGGACCGACACCTACCTTCAAGCTGCGGTTCTTACGTCAAAACCGAGCCCTCCAGTCCTTCTTCGTCACTAGTTGACACCGGCAGTCACCACAGTCCCAGCTGCAACTCAGACGCCAGCGGCGGCTACATCAACGGCAGCAGCAGACATTCACACGCCCTGGACTCTCCCCCAATGTTCAACCCGGCCATGCTCGGAGGTGGGGCCGCCTGCCTACGCCGTTACGAGGAGTGCTCCGGCAGCGTGGTGGACGACTCGCCGATCAAGTGCGAGTACATGCTGAACGCCATTCCCAAGAGGCTGTGCCTGGTGTGTGGCGACATCGCTTCAGGGTACCACTATGGGGTGGCCTCCTGTGAAGCCTGCAAAGCCTTCTTCAAAAGGACGATTCAAG GAAACATCGAGTACAGCTGTCCAGCCACCAACGAATGTGAGATCACTAAGAGGAGACGCAAGTCGTGCCAAGCCTGCCGCTTCATGAAATGTCTTAAAGTTGGCATGTTGAAAGAAG GCGTGCGTCTGGACCGGGTGAGAGGCGGCAGACAGAAGTACAAACGGAGGTTGGACGCAGAAAGCAGCGCCTACCTCGGCCTCTCCATCCCCCCTCCAGCCAAAAAACCAC TGACGAAGATAGTTTCCCATCTGTTGGTGGTGGAGCCAGAGAAAATCTATGCCATGCCTGATCCCACCATGCCCGACGGCGACATCAAGGCCCTGACCACACTGTGTGACCTGGCTGACCGGGAGCTGGTCGTCATCATCGGCTGGGCCAAACATATCCCAG GTTTTTCCACTCTCTCACTGGCCGACCAGATGAGTTTACTGCAAAGCGCCTGGATGGAGATTCTAGTGCTAAGTATTGTTTTTCGCTCGCTGCCGTGCGAGGACGAGATTGTTTATGCTGAGGACTACGTGGTGGACGAGGAGCAGGCGAGGATCTCCGGCCTGCTGGACCTGCACGTTGCCATCCTGCCCTTGGTGCGACGGTACAAGAAGCTGCGCATGGAGAAAGAGGAGTTTGTCTCACTCAAGGCCATCGCCCTCGCAAACTCAG ACTCCATGCACATAGAGAACATCGAAGCCGTCCAAAGGCTTCAGGATTCCCTCCATGAGGCTCTGCAGGACTTTGAGGCCTCCCAACATCCAGAGGACACTCGGCGGGCGGGCAAGCTACTAATGACCCTCCCTCTCCTCCGTCAGACCGCCACCAAGGCCGTTCAGCACTTCTACAGCATCAAAATGCAGGGCAAAGTCCCCATGCACAAACTATTCCTCGAGATGCTGGAGGCCAAGGCCTGA